A genomic region of Lysinibacillus sp. 2017 contains the following coding sequences:
- the gerQ gene encoding spore coat protein GerQ: MQQMNPSGIPSQANLQGSTFPREESYIENILRLNRGKPGNFYFSFDNAVAGNNTRAVRGVVEAAGRDHVILRDLKTDHRFLFPMIYFDYAEFDEELNYFTQTP, from the coding sequence ATGCAACAAATGAATCCGTCTGGTATACCGTCCCAAGCAAATTTACAAGGTTCGACGTTTCCGCGCGAAGAATCCTATATTGAAAACATTTTACGTTTAAATCGAGGAAAACCTGGGAACTTTTATTTTTCGTTTGATAATGCGGTTGCGGGCAACAATACGCGTGCGGTTCGTGGGGTCGTTGAAGCAGCGGGCCGAGATCATGTGATTTTACGCGATTTAAAAACGGATCATCGCTTTTTATTCCCGATGATTTACTTTGATTATGCAGAATTTGATGAAGAACTCAATTATTTCACCCAAACACCATAA
- a CDS encoding methyl-accepting chemotaxis protein has product MSVGTKLNMAFYSMIAIFTLTVVVNFFSINNIESKTEEALNNRVEQIRAVDDIRFGTAMQGLYARSVVLDGKDESFENFELYKTYLTDAITHLESLTTNEQMVAYIEEIKSYNKAFNNGALDMVDTYNRGETRLANGFINTKLRDANNGILEVAAQIVQYQEEQLDKISKETDAAIALTKIVAIIALIICVIIVFSFIISIRKTITMPLKLVVSEAKYVASGDLSREDVRMKTKDEIGQLGDAFNAMKNNLSNLIKNIQVNSEQLSGSAQELSASTEEISASTEEVTMRVEATTETAQVSAQASTESARAMEETAQGIHRIAEATQALHSNSLDASHTATNGGTIIVQAKDQMKIINESTNSVNALVQKLAQQTEEINNISKVITDITDQTNLLSLNAAIEAARAGEHGKGFAVVADEVRKLAEQSKNSASSIVSLTLEIKADTENVERAVSESLVSVKDGVQIITEAGESFTSIAKAVNQMTTQIQEISATSEQLSASAEEVTASVNEIAIGSSESSSNLEMIAAAVEEQSATMQQVNAVAITLTENAQDLQSEIQQFKVR; this is encoded by the coding sequence ATGAGCGTTGGAACAAAGCTAAATATGGCTTTCTATTCGATGATTGCGATATTTACATTAACCGTAGTAGTAAACTTTTTCAGTATAAATAATATTGAAAGTAAAACAGAAGAAGCTTTAAATAATCGAGTTGAACAAATTCGTGCAGTGGATGATATTCGATTTGGGACTGCCATGCAAGGCTTATATGCTCGTTCAGTTGTTTTAGATGGGAAAGATGAGAGTTTCGAAAATTTTGAACTTTATAAGACCTATCTAACTGATGCAATCACTCATTTAGAAAGTTTAACGACAAATGAACAGATGGTTGCTTATATTGAAGAAATTAAATCGTATAACAAAGCCTTTAATAATGGGGCGTTAGATATGGTCGATACGTATAATCGAGGGGAAACGCGTTTAGCAAATGGATTTATCAATACAAAATTGCGTGATGCGAATAACGGGATTTTAGAGGTTGCGGCACAAATCGTACAATATCAAGAAGAACAACTAGATAAAATCAGCAAAGAAACAGATGCAGCCATTGCTTTAACAAAAATAGTGGCCATCATCGCTTTAATAATTTGTGTCATTATTGTATTTAGCTTTATTATATCTATTCGAAAAACAATTACTATGCCATTAAAACTAGTAGTTAGTGAAGCAAAATATGTGGCATCAGGTGATTTATCTCGTGAAGATGTTCGCATGAAAACAAAAGATGAAATTGGTCAATTAGGTGATGCATTCAATGCGATGAAAAATAATTTATCGAATTTAATCAAAAATATTCAAGTGAATTCAGAGCAGTTAAGTGGTTCTGCACAGGAGCTTTCAGCAAGTACAGAAGAAATTTCAGCATCGACCGAAGAAGTAACAATGCGCGTAGAGGCTACGACAGAAACTGCGCAAGTATCAGCACAAGCATCAACGGAAAGTGCCCGAGCGATGGAAGAAACCGCACAAGGGATACACCGAATTGCAGAAGCGACACAAGCCTTACATTCCAATTCATTAGATGCGTCACATACAGCAACGAATGGTGGAACGATTATTGTTCAAGCAAAAGACCAAATGAAAATTATTAATGAATCAACAAATTCAGTCAATGCGTTAGTCCAAAAATTAGCGCAACAAACAGAGGAAATTAATAATATTTCAAAAGTCATTACAGATATTACGGATCAAACGAACTTGTTATCATTAAATGCAGCGATCGAAGCCGCACGTGCAGGAGAGCATGGAAAAGGCTTCGCTGTTGTAGCAGATGAAGTTCGTAAGCTAGCCGAACAATCGAAAAACTCAGCAAGCTCAATCGTTAGCTTAACACTAGAAATTAAAGCAGACACCGAAAATGTAGAGCGCGCTGTATCAGAATCGTTAGTATCCGTAAAAGACGGCGTTCAAATTATTACGGAAGCGGGCGAGTCGTTTACATCGATTGCAAAAGCAGTCAATCAAATGACAACGCAAATTCAAGAAATTTCCGCAACGTCAGAGCAATTATCAGCAAGTGCGGAAGAGGTAACCGCTTCTGTTAATGAAATTGCCATTGGTTCAAGTGAATCGAGTAGCAATCTTGAAATGATAGCTGCAGCAGTAGAGGAACAATCTGCAACAATGCAACAAGTTAATGCAGTAGCCATTACATTAACGGAAAATGCACAGGATTTACAAAGCGAAATCCAACAATTTAAAGTACGTTAA
- the hemQ gene encoding hydrogen peroxide-dependent heme synthase, producing the protein MNEAAITLDGWYALHEFRSMDWTSWKLVSAEEREAATKEFIQYLEDLNKDTGSNAFYSIIGQKADFMMMTLRETPEELNEIETKFAKLAIADFTIPTYSYVSVVELSNYLAGKSDEDPYQNPHIRARLYPELPKSKYVCFYPMDKKREGNDNWYMLSMEERRELMYSHGLIGRSYAGKIKQIITGSVGLDDHEWGVTLFSDNMLEFKKIVYEMRFDEVSARYGEFGEFLVGNLLDNEKLEKLLAI; encoded by the coding sequence ATGAATGAAGCAGCAATTACATTAGATGGCTGGTACGCATTACATGAATTCCGTTCAATGGATTGGACATCATGGAAATTAGTTTCAGCTGAAGAGCGCGAAGCAGCAACAAAAGAATTTATCCAATACTTAGAGGATCTAAATAAAGATACTGGCTCAAATGCCTTCTACTCAATCATTGGTCAAAAAGCAGACTTTATGATGATGACGTTACGTGAAACACCAGAAGAATTAAATGAAATCGAAACAAAATTTGCGAAACTTGCGATTGCAGATTTCACAATTCCAACGTATTCATATGTGTCAGTAGTCGAATTATCAAACTACTTAGCAGGGAAATCAGATGAAGATCCTTACCAAAACCCACATATTCGTGCGCGTTTATACCCTGAATTACCAAAGTCTAAATACGTTTGTTTCTATCCAATGGATAAAAAACGTGAAGGTAACGACAACTGGTACATGCTTTCAATGGAAGAACGTCGTGAATTAATGTATTCACACGGTTTAATCGGTCGTAGTTACGCTGGTAAAATCAAACAAATCATTACAGGTTCTGTTGGTCTAGACGATCACGAATGGGGCGTAACTTTATTCTCTGATAATATGTTAGAATTCAAAAAAATCGTTTATGAAATGCGCTTTGATGAAGTATCAGCTCGCTACGGCGAATTCGGTGAGTTCTTAGTTGGGAACTTATTAGATAACGAAAAATTAGAGAAGCTTTTAGCCATCTAA